A single region of the Vicia villosa cultivar HV-30 ecotype Madison, WI linkage group LG4, Vvil1.0, whole genome shotgun sequence genome encodes:
- the LOC131595171 gene encoding cullin-1, translating to MSERKTIDLDQGWDFMLKGIKKLKNILEGLPEPQFTSDDYMMLYTTIYNMCTQKPPHDYSQPLYDKYKESFEEYIISTVLPSLREKHDEFMLRELVRRWANHKIMVRWLSRFFHYLDRYFIARRSLPPLNEVGLTCFRDLVYKEINGKVRDAVISLIDQEREGEQIDRALLKNVLDIFVEIGMGQMDQYDNDFEAAMLKDTSAYYSRKASNWILEDSCPDYMLKAEECLKREKDRVAHYLHSSSESKLLEKVQHELLSVYANQLLEKEHSGCHSLLTDDKVEDLSRMFRLFSKIPRGLEPVSSIFKQHVTQEGTALVKLAEDAASNRKAEKRDIVGLQEQVFVRKVIELHDKYLAYVNDCFQNHTLFHKALKEAFEIFCNKGVAGSSSAELLATFCDNILKKGGSEKLSDEAIEDTLEKVVKLLAYISDKDLFAEFYRKKLARRLLFDKSANDDHERSILTKLKQQCGGQFTSKMEGMVTDLTLAKENQTSFEEYLSNNPNIDPGIDLTVTVLTTGFWPSYKSFDLNLPAEMVRCVEVFKEFYQTKTKHRKLTWIYSLGTCNVSGKFEPKTMELVVTTYQASALLLFNSSDRLSYSEIMTQLNLTDDDVIRLLHSLSCAKYKILTKEPSTKTISPTDHFEFNSKFTDKMRRIKIPLPPVDEKKKVIEDVDKDRRYAIDASIVRIMKSRKVLSYQQLVMECVEQLGRMFKPDVKAIKKRIEDLISRDYLERDKDNANLFKYLA from the exons ATGAGTGAACGCAAGACTATCGACTTAGATCAAGGATGGGATTTTATGCTGAAGGGAATAAAGAAGctgaagaatattctagaagggCTACCTGAACCTCAGTTCACCTCTGATGACTATATGATGCTATACAC GACTATATACAATATGTGCACTCAAAAGCCTCCTCATGACTATTCCCAACCATTGTATGATAAGTATAAGGAATCGTTTGAAGAGTACATCATATCAACA GTATTACCTTCTTTGAGAGAGAAGCATGATGAATTTATGTTGCGTGAACTTGTGAGGAGGTGGGCTAACCATAAAATTATGGTTAGATGGCTTTCTCGTTTCTTTCACTATTTGGATCGATACTTTATTGCTCGGAGGTCACTTCCGCCGCTTAATGAAGTTGGGTTGACTTGCTTCCGTGATTTG GTTTACAAGGAAATAAATGGGAAAGTGAGAGATGCCGTAATTTCTCTT ATTGATCAAGAACGTGAAGGAGAGCAGATCGATCGAGctctattaaaaaatgtattagaTATATTTGTCGAAATTGGAATGGGGCAAATGGATCAATATGATAATGATTTTGAAGCTGCCATGCTCAAAGACACTTCTGCATATTATTCTCGAAAGGCTTCAAACTGGATCCTAGAAGATTCTTGTCCTGATTATATGCTCAAG GCTGAGGAGTGCTTGAAACGGGAGAAAGATAGGGTTGCTCATTACCTACACTCTAGCAGCGAGTCAAAGTTATTAGAG AAAGTTCAACATGAGCTTTTATCTGTGTATGCAAACCAACTTCTTGAAAAAGAGCATTCTGGGTGTCATTCATTACTTACGGATGACAAG GTTGAAGACTTGTCAAGGATGTTTAGACTCTTCTCTAAAATACCCCGAGGCTTGGAGCCTGTTTCCAGTATATTTAAGCAG CATGTTACTCAAGAAGGTACAGCGTTGGTGAAGTTGGCTGAAGATGCAGCAAGTAACAGGAAG GCTGAGAAAAGGGATATTGTTGGTTTACAAGAGCAG GTTTTTGTTCGAAAGGTGATTGAGCTGCATGACAAGTACCTGGCATATGTGAACGACTGTTTCCAAAATCATACTCTATTCCACAAG GCCCTTAAGGAGgcttttgagattttttgcaacaAGGGTGTTGCTGGAAGCTCAAGTGCCGAACTGCTTGCCACTTTTTGTGATAATATTCTTAAGAAAGGGGGAAGTGAAAAATTGAGTGATGAAGCAATTGAAGATACTCTTGAGAAG GTTGTCAAGCTACTTGCCTATATTAGTGATAAAGATTTGTTTGCCGAATTTTATAG GAAAAAGCTTGCTCGAAGGCTTCTTTTTGATAAGAGTGCCAATGATGACCATGAGAGGAGTATTTTGACAAAATTGAAGCAACAATGTGGTGGTCAATTTACCTCGAAGATGGAAGGAATG GTTACAGATTTGACGCTGGCAAAGGAGAATCAAACAAGCTTTGAAGAATATTTAAGCAATAATCCTAATATAGACCCTGGAATTGATCTGACAGTTACAGTTCTGACCACTGGTTTTTGGCCTAGTTACAAATCTTTTGACCTCAATCTCCCTGCAGAGATG GTTAGGTGTGTAGAAGTTTTCAAGGAATTTTATCAAACAAAAACTAAGCACAGAAAGCTTACTTGGATTTATTCCTTGGGTACCTGTAATGTAAGTGGGAAATTTGAACCAAAAACTATGGAGCTGGTTGTGACGACATACCAG GCTTCAGCACTGCTTCTTTTCAATTCCTCAGATAGACTGAGTTATTCTGAGATAATGACTCAGTTGAACTTGACCGACGATGATGTTATTAGACTGCTTCACTCCTTATCATGTGCCAAGTACAAGATTCTTACCAAGGAGCCAAGCACGAAAACCATATCACCTACTGACCATTTTGAATTTAATTCCAAATTTACAGACAAAATGAGGAGAATCAAG ATTCCTCTTCCTCCTGTGGATGAGAAGAAAAAAGTAATTGAGGATGTTGACAAGGACAGAAGATATGCGATTGATGCTTCAATTGTGCGTATTATGAAGAGTCGGAAAGTTTTGAGTTACCAACAGTTAGTTATGGAGTGCGTTGAGCAGTTAGGCCGCATGTTTAAG CCCGATGTCAAGGCAATTAAGAAGCGGATTGAAGACTTGATCTCTAGAGACTACCTAGAAAGAGACAAAGATAATGCAAATTTGTTCAAGTACTTGGCATGA